The following coding sequences are from one Paenibacillus tundrae window:
- a CDS encoding DUF4129 domain-containing transglutaminase family protein, whose translation MWEHNPNRHSRSSESIGEGLSYLNLDNRTKEAEAEPVRYRLFICTLLLLLSLEWIYPVTSSGQQGSERFLLVMAGLTGALLVVGLFRTGWVAGTLIRLCIAFVALCWMYGGQDPLGWGITYPEMLMSDLDTFMQSGHFYSISTETRGFCMMLGWSMLITSVQSLVLLRLSVMLFGGATLVYLMLLESLAGLDVYTSIVRSVLWILLIQALLQLLRLSGGVTTPRYALIPYGRWSIVTVLAAMAMISFSGLPGHFSSISQPERISLDEIGERLAHWAGYNSGDSIPAAASVTGYSTADAPMGAPLTQGDTVFFVAKSPEPTYWRGETRSYYNGSTWSDPAQSFETASPSGLLRTDGWENQNYWTRIQQTVTMQWEWKGPNPLFTGGMPLNVSFQDSESDNEKTMLSLLSNRDSATLWLSGSGRRVSVKRYTAEVMIPTAEPEHLRLLEAKHRSKDPAEIRRTYLQLPDTLPGRVRSLADEIVKGSETRYDAVHAVQTYLASHAEYTLDTRMPPRGTDFVDDFLFVTRQGYCNHFSTAMVILLRAEGIPARWVKGFGTGQLDPKVPGQYSITQGDAHSWVEVYFPGAGWMPFEATPGFVIPQATAGTDAGATLLQDAGAEPQLDPWSGASAWLLARAQAFVAAPWLTATALAAAAAMCAAVAFGVRRLRHALPLRLLLAWPRSSFPDRERLLRAAAPVWPALARQYGPRPPGMTLREYAASPAVAAGTDSADIARFAADWERLLYGPERPLRADSLDFLRRALRLARRLPKR comes from the coding sequence ATGTGGGAGCATAATCCGAACCGCCACTCACGATCCAGTGAATCGATTGGAGAGGGCTTGTCATACCTCAATCTGGACAACAGAACCAAAGAGGCAGAAGCAGAGCCTGTTAGGTATCGGTTGTTCATTTGCACACTATTGCTGCTATTGTCTCTGGAATGGATCTATCCGGTGACCTCGTCGGGTCAGCAGGGAAGTGAACGTTTTTTATTGGTCATGGCTGGATTAACCGGAGCACTGCTTGTGGTCGGATTATTTCGTACCGGTTGGGTTGCAGGCACGCTAATTCGGTTATGTATTGCTTTTGTTGCCCTATGTTGGATGTACGGCGGACAAGATCCGCTTGGATGGGGGATCACGTATCCTGAGATGCTAATGTCCGACTTGGATACCTTCATGCAGAGTGGGCATTTCTATAGTATAAGTACAGAAACAAGAGGATTCTGCATGATGTTAGGCTGGAGCATGTTGATTACCTCGGTGCAGTCTCTCGTTTTGCTGCGTCTAAGTGTCATGTTATTTGGTGGAGCTACACTGGTTTATTTGATGCTGCTGGAATCTCTGGCTGGGCTGGATGTCTACACATCCATCGTACGTTCTGTACTTTGGATTCTCCTGATCCAAGCGCTGCTGCAGCTCCTGCGTTTATCCGGTGGGGTTACGACACCACGTTATGCGCTGATTCCTTATGGACGCTGGAGTATAGTGACTGTGCTTGCCGCGATGGCGATGATTTCCTTCTCTGGATTACCAGGTCACTTTAGTTCAATCTCGCAGCCAGAGCGGATATCTCTAGATGAGATTGGTGAACGTCTGGCACACTGGGCAGGCTATAACTCAGGAGATAGCATTCCTGCCGCAGCATCTGTTACAGGATATAGCACTGCAGATGCTCCTATGGGTGCACCTCTGACCCAAGGGGATACGGTCTTTTTCGTAGCGAAAAGTCCAGAACCGACGTATTGGCGCGGGGAGACTCGCTCATATTATAACGGCAGTACATGGAGTGATCCTGCGCAAAGTTTCGAAACGGCTAGTCCATCCGGATTGCTACGTACAGATGGCTGGGAGAATCAGAACTATTGGACTCGTATACAGCAAACCGTTACGATGCAGTGGGAGTGGAAGGGGCCGAATCCGCTCTTTACGGGAGGAATGCCGCTCAATGTATCATTTCAGGATAGTGAAAGCGACAATGAGAAAACCATGCTCTCGCTTCTGTCGAACAGGGATTCAGCGACGCTGTGGCTATCAGGTTCAGGACGCCGTGTATCCGTTAAACGCTATACAGCAGAAGTTATGATTCCTACAGCCGAGCCAGAACATTTACGTCTTCTGGAAGCAAAACATCGGAGTAAAGATCCTGCCGAAATTCGTAGAACTTACCTACAGCTTCCGGACACACTGCCCGGACGTGTGCGCTCCTTGGCAGATGAGATTGTGAAAGGGAGCGAGACACGATACGATGCAGTACATGCAGTCCAGACGTATTTGGCTAGTCATGCTGAGTATACACTGGATACACGTATGCCTCCGCGTGGAACGGATTTTGTGGATGATTTTCTGTTTGTTACTAGGCAAGGGTACTGTAATCATTTCTCCACAGCGATGGTTATCCTTCTGCGTGCAGAAGGCATTCCAGCACGATGGGTCAAAGGATTTGGCACAGGGCAGCTTGACCCTAAGGTTCCGGGGCAGTACAGCATTACCCAAGGTGATGCTCACTCTTGGGTGGAAGTGTATTTCCCGGGCGCAGGCTGGATGCCGTTTGAGGCAACGCCCGGCTTTGTTATACCGCAAGCGACGGCAGGGACTGATGCCGGAGCTACGCTGCTCCAGGATGCAGGGGCGGAGCCGCAACTGGATCCGTGGTCTGGTGCGAGCGCTTGGCTGCTGGCTCGCGCCCAGGCATTTGTCGCGGCGCCTTGGCTCACCGCGACGGCACTTGCGGCAGCGGCGGCAATGTGCGCCGCTGTAGCCTTCGGCGTGCGGCGGCTACGCCACGCGCTGCCACTGAGGCTGCTGCTGGCTTGGCCGCGCAGCAGCTTTCCGGACCGGGAGCGGCTCCTACGCGCCGCCGCTCCGGTCTGGCCCGCGCTTGCGCGGCAGTACGGCCCGCGGCCGCCGGGTATGACGCTGCGGGAATACGCAGCGTCACCCGCCGTGGCCGCAGGCACGGACAGCGCGGACATCGCGCGGTTTGCAGCCGACTGGGAACGGCTGCTGTACGGTCCAGAGCGTCCGCTGCGCGCGGACAGTCTGGACTTCCTGCGCCGGGCACTTCGGCTCGCCCGGCGGTTGCCAAAGCGCTAG
- the guaA gene encoding glutamine-hydrolyzing GMP synthase — translation MNKQNEIVVVLDFGGQYNQLIARRIRDLGVYSELLPYNTPAEKIAELSPKGIVFSGGPSSVYAENAPHVDPGVYDLGLPIFGICYGMQLMAQQLEGKVERSEKREYGKADLEFAAGAALAQGIEGEHTVWMSHGDHVVTLPPGFKLDAGTESAPIAAMSNDERKLYAVQFHPEVRHSIRGNDMISNFLFNICNCEGNWTMETFIDDTIRDIREKVGDGKVLCALSGGVDSSVVAALLHKAIGDQLTCMFIDHGLLRKGEAESVMETFVGKFDMKVVKIDAQERFMSKLAGVDDPEQKRKIIGNEFIYVFDEESKQFDDFEFLAQGTLYTDIVESGTATAQTIKSHHNVGGLPEDMNFKLIEPLNTLFKDEVRKVGTECGLPDEIVHRQPFPGPGLAIRVLGEVTEEKLTIVRDSDYILREEIAKAGLDREIWQYFTALPNMKSVGVMGDARTYSYTVGIRAVTSIDGMTADWARIPWDVLEKISVRIVNEVDNVNRIVYDVTSKPPATIEWE, via the coding sequence ATGAATAAGCAGAATGAAATTGTGGTTGTCCTTGACTTTGGGGGCCAATACAACCAGTTAATCGCCAGAAGAATCCGGGATCTTGGCGTATACAGCGAGCTTTTGCCGTATAATACACCGGCTGAGAAAATCGCAGAATTGTCACCAAAAGGGATCGTATTCTCGGGAGGTCCATCCAGTGTGTACGCGGAGAATGCACCGCACGTAGATCCAGGTGTATATGATCTTGGACTCCCAATCTTCGGAATCTGTTATGGTATGCAGCTTATGGCTCAACAGCTAGAAGGTAAAGTAGAACGTTCCGAGAAGCGTGAGTACGGTAAAGCAGACCTTGAGTTTGCTGCAGGTGCAGCATTGGCACAAGGTATTGAAGGCGAACACACTGTATGGATGAGTCATGGTGACCATGTTGTTACACTTCCTCCGGGTTTCAAACTGGATGCAGGCACGGAAAGTGCGCCAATCGCTGCAATGAGTAACGATGAGCGCAAATTGTATGCTGTTCAGTTCCACCCAGAAGTACGTCACTCTATTCGTGGTAACGATATGATTAGCAACTTCTTGTTTAATATCTGTAATTGCGAAGGCAACTGGACCATGGAGACTTTCATCGATGACACGATCAGAGACATCCGCGAAAAAGTAGGCGACGGTAAAGTACTGTGCGCACTTAGCGGTGGCGTAGATTCTTCCGTTGTAGCTGCTTTGTTGCACAAAGCGATCGGTGATCAACTGACATGTATGTTTATCGACCACGGTCTGTTGCGCAAAGGCGAAGCGGAAAGCGTAATGGAGACGTTTGTTGGCAAATTCGACATGAAGGTTGTCAAAATTGATGCTCAAGAGCGTTTCATGTCCAAGTTGGCTGGTGTGGATGATCCAGAGCAAAAACGTAAAATTATCGGTAACGAGTTTATTTACGTGTTTGACGAAGAGTCCAAGCAGTTCGATGATTTCGAATTCCTAGCGCAAGGTACACTCTACACGGACATCGTGGAAAGTGGTACAGCTACAGCGCAGACGATCAAATCTCACCACAACGTGGGCGGTCTGCCGGAAGACATGAACTTCAAACTGATCGAACCGTTGAACACACTGTTCAAGGATGAAGTGCGTAAAGTAGGTACAGAGTGCGGCCTGCCGGACGAAATTGTACACCGTCAACCTTTCCCAGGACCAGGTCTTGCGATCCGTGTTCTTGGTGAAGTGACGGAAGAGAAACTCACAATTGTTCGTGATTCTGACTACATCCTGCGTGAAGAGATCGCCAAGGCTGGTCTTGACCGCGAAATCTGGCAATACTTCACAGCACTGCCGAACATGAAGAGTGTTGGCGTTATGGGTGATGCACGTACGTATTCCTACACTGTAGGTATCCGTGCCGTAACATCCATCGACGGTATGACAGCAGACTGGGCACGTATCCCTTGGGACGTATTGGAGAAAATCTCCGTGCGGATCGTGAACGAAGTGGACAACGTGAACCGTATCGTCTATGACGTAACTTCCAAACCACCTGCAACGATCGAGTGGGAATAA
- a CDS encoding tyrosine-type recombinase/integrase, protein MSKINELITDFKLSQEIQGRKKEYITGCMYRLHRWMEFTKEQLEIEEAEDVTSMHIKKYIQHCQNRGKEANITINGHIATIKVFFQTLVDEEYIDEKDNPMRRIKNLKEEKKVIITFNDEEVKRIINDVDEVTYSNLRDKLMLIMLFDTGIRVSELCNIKIGDVSRAHILIHGKGSKERLIYISKIMRKYMRKYEEAKQERFKRRLADEVEDYYFLDQSAERLSRSRINKILKERCENAGVRKEVRCSPHDCRHYFAQKQLKNGIDVYSLSRLMGHFDTQITSKYLRGLEQHDILEIGKVYSPLNRIRL, encoded by the coding sequence GTGTCAAAAATCAATGAATTGATTACTGACTTTAAGCTAAGCCAAGAAATCCAAGGAAGAAAAAAAGAATATATTACTGGCTGTATGTATCGGTTACATCGTTGGATGGAATTCACTAAGGAGCAACTAGAAATAGAGGAAGCGGAAGACGTGACTTCAATGCATATTAAGAAATACATTCAGCATTGTCAGAATAGAGGTAAAGAAGCGAATATTACAATCAATGGTCATATCGCTACGATTAAAGTTTTCTTTCAGACTCTTGTTGATGAAGAATATATAGATGAGAAGGATAATCCTATGCGAAGAATTAAGAACTTGAAGGAAGAGAAGAAGGTAATTATCACTTTCAATGATGAAGAAGTAAAGCGTATCATCAATGATGTCGATGAAGTAACCTACTCTAATCTAAGGGATAAATTAATGCTTATTATGCTATTTGATACTGGGATACGTGTTTCAGAACTGTGTAACATCAAGATTGGTGATGTATCAAGAGCACACATTTTAATCCACGGTAAAGGCTCTAAGGAGCGTCTAATATACATTAGCAAGATAATGAGAAAGTACATGCGAAAGTATGAGGAAGCGAAGCAGGAACGCTTTAAGCGCAGACTAGCTGACGAGGTAGAGGATTATTATTTTCTAGATCAGTCTGCTGAGCGTTTATCACGTTCACGTATTAACAAGATACTGAAAGAACGTTGTGAAAATGCAGGGGTAAGAAAGGAGGTGCGGTGTTCACCACATGATTGTCGTCATTATTTCGCTCAGAAGCAATTGAAGAATGGAATAGATGTGTATAGTCTGAGTAGACTTATGGGGCATTTTGATACACAGATTACTTCCAAGTATCTAAGAGGATTAGAGCAACATGATATATTGGAAATTGGAAAAGTGTACAGTCCACTGAATAGAATCCGATTATAA
- a CDS encoding HEPN domain-containing protein gives METIAPQKGTFFITNKPQEHYKGSFSFSQERGGVLEIEGFLTQSEEVVILGKLKDGTLITLLDCFVFSHPFFETEHSITKLYSNFIIEGKHFKCKEEVQINSLEIEYSNLNDWIMKSGFKIEHNDTEQSVVINYILPEVIEVLKTEEYHLSISFNASTPTIYPVQSEARIVQKTSLLIQSDSLSLEDYLTLSFELESFLTLSMITKSKLAYPTKITGRSSGTKIQLYFRHSHRDDLEISFHDMLFTYPEVKDQFTNLVSNWLVKGKILKPVYGLFLELVQRPQLIIEKKFLNIINALEVFHRRTKGGTELSKDQHEERLNKIFEDLKDNEHLMWIKRKLDFSNEISLKNRINQLINDFKLIEEYLGERKDKFVSSVVNTRNFYTHYNTKLEKKALRGVELHSATQELKILTLACLLNEIGFDTEAVNQQIIKYSRSVGIDLINEKYQLEEEISNYLSE, from the coding sequence ATGGAAACAATCGCTCCACAAAAAGGTACTTTTTTCATAACTAATAAACCTCAAGAACACTACAAGGGAAGCTTTAGTTTTTCTCAAGAGCGTGGGGGAGTTTTAGAAATTGAAGGGTTCCTCACTCAGTCGGAAGAAGTTGTTATTCTCGGTAAGTTAAAAGATGGTACTTTAATAACGTTACTTGATTGCTTTGTGTTTAGTCATCCCTTTTTTGAAACGGAACACAGCATTACTAAACTTTACTCTAACTTCATTATTGAAGGCAAACATTTTAAATGCAAAGAAGAAGTTCAAATAAACTCTTTAGAAATAGAATATTCTAACTTGAATGATTGGATTATGAAGAGCGGATTTAAAATTGAACATAACGACACTGAACAATCAGTTGTCATTAATTACATATTACCAGAAGTTATAGAAGTTCTAAAAACTGAAGAATATCATTTATCTATTTCCTTCAATGCATCAACACCTACTATATATCCAGTACAAAGTGAGGCACGCATTGTACAAAAAACTTCTCTACTTATACAGTCCGATTCATTAAGTTTAGAAGATTATCTAACTCTTAGTTTTGAATTGGAGAGTTTTCTAACACTTTCAATGATTACAAAAAGTAAATTAGCTTATCCAACCAAAATAACTGGTAGATCCAGTGGCACTAAAATTCAACTTTATTTTAGACATTCACATAGAGATGACTTAGAAATTAGCTTTCACGACATGCTTTTTACTTATCCTGAGGTAAAAGATCAGTTTACTAATTTAGTTTCAAACTGGCTAGTTAAAGGGAAAATATTAAAACCTGTATATGGTCTTTTCTTAGAACTTGTACAAAGACCACAACTTATAATTGAAAAGAAATTTCTAAATATAATAAATGCTTTAGAAGTATTTCATAGACGCACTAAGGGAGGCACAGAACTCTCAAAAGACCAGCACGAGGAGCGCTTAAATAAAATTTTTGAGGATCTTAAAGATAACGAACATCTAATGTGGATAAAAAGAAAACTTGATTTTAGTAATGAAATCTCTCTGAAAAATCGAATTAACCAATTAATAAATGATTTTAAATTAATTGAGGAGTACTTAGGTGAAAGAAAAGATAAATTTGTCTCAAGTGTAGTCAATACACGAAATTTTTATACTCATTATAATACTAAATTAGAGAAAAAGGCTTTAAGAGGAGTAGAATTGCATAGCGCCACGCAAGAACTTAAAATCCTTACGTTAGCTTGCTTACTAAATGAAATTGGCTTTGATACAGAAGCAGTTAATCAACAAATAATTAAATATTCTAGGAGCGTAGGTATCGACTTAATAAATGAAAAATATCAATTAGAAGAAGAAATTTCAAATTACTTATCAGAATAA
- a CDS encoding helix-turn-helix transcriptional regulator — MKNNLKQIRKIKGITQQQLAEHLGVSKAMISMWENNPNEKIPQNRIKSISVILNIAENDLFARVLDIELIKKDKVIEELERFAKQYTDMDEVRKLQKISKLDKYQLLIQEQFDKMNNYPEKLERISRFSRILNNQKLENLFDKEIKEFGLERMIDKFLKINEEQDPIKLNILYMTLDYLTEIKEEEGYYWSVQNLISTDNEDFKTEFDELVDKMKLKKASN, encoded by the coding sequence ATGAAAAATAATTTAAAGCAAATTCGCAAAATTAAAGGTATTACTCAACAACAGTTAGCTGAGCATCTTGGTGTGAGCAAGGCAATGATAAGTATGTGGGAGAACAATCCTAATGAGAAGATTCCACAAAATAGAATAAAATCCATTTCAGTTATATTAAATATAGCTGAAAATGATCTATTTGCTAGGGTTCTCGATATTGAGTTAATTAAAAAGGATAAAGTCATTGAGGAACTGGAGCGATTTGCAAAACAGTATACTGATATGGATGAAGTTCGGAAGTTACAGAAGATTTCTAAACTTGATAAATATCAATTATTGATTCAAGAACAATTCGATAAGATGAACAATTATCCCGAAAAATTAGAAAGGATAAGTCGCTTCAGTAGAATTTTGAATAATCAGAAACTGGAGAATTTATTCGACAAGGAGATTAAAGAATTTGGACTGGAAAGAATGATAGATAAATTTCTGAAGATTAATGAAGAACAAGACCCCATAAAGCTGAACATTCTATACATGACTTTAGATTATTTAACTGAAATAAAAGAGGAAGAAGGATACTATTGGAGTGTTCAAAATCTTATATCCACAGATAATGAAGATTTTAAAACGGAGTTTGATGAATTAGTAGATAAGATGAAGTTAAAAAAAGCAAGTAACTAA
- a CDS encoding helix-turn-helix domain-containing protein, with protein MTSDLMKMVGYRIRTLRKERNITQESLAEKADIHSTYISDIERGERNISMETLEKIINALDVNPVELFRIEGIESLEERSSRRELTNALNSFLSGRNIEEVKLVLRIAKDVLGTYDYMKD; from the coding sequence GTGACTTCAGATCTCATGAAGATGGTTGGTTACCGCATTAGAACTTTGAGAAAAGAACGAAATATTACACAGGAATCTCTTGCTGAAAAAGCAGACATTCATTCTACTTATATATCCGACATTGAGCGGGGTGAAAGAAATATTTCAATGGAAACACTCGAAAAGATAATAAATGCATTGGATGTTAATCCAGTTGAACTATTCAGAATAGAGGGAATTGAAAGTCTTGAGGAAAGGTCTAGTAGACGAGAATTGACTAATGCTCTTAACTCGTTCTTATCGGGCAGAAATATTGAGGAGGTAAAGCTTGTACTTCGTATTGCTAAAGATGTGTTAGGCACATATGATTATATGAAAGATTGA
- a CDS encoding SHOCT domain-containing protein, with protein MYLGVGGVLAVFSFLMLIFALSGGGDYPFLIWILLVVSGLGSWHCFQRHKELEEERMIQKQDEMDHRLKQIPNYKPSQRYTSVDGDVTLSIDEKNKQISFISLTTTENKVYSYHAILKSEILTDGISVTSTNRASQLGGALLGGLLAGGVGAIIGGLSGSTTSKDKVKKIELNVIVNDTVNPVHKITFLDSEFSTFSKDSQEYKDGYNTAYHCHQLMGVLIKQADNEDKRKEQTNLDSVVKQSQDFSVADELRKLQQLKNEGILTEIEFDMQKKKLIGG; from the coding sequence ATGTATCTCGGTGTTGGAGGTGTACTAGCAGTTTTTTCTTTTTTGATGCTCATCTTCGCCCTTAGTGGCGGTGGTGATTATCCATTTTTAATATGGATTCTACTAGTTGTATCTGGGCTTGGTTCGTGGCACTGCTTTCAGAGACATAAAGAACTTGAAGAAGAGAGAATGATACAGAAGCAAGATGAAATGGATCATAGATTAAAGCAAATTCCTAATTATAAACCATCTCAAAGGTACACCTCAGTAGATGGCGATGTTACATTATCAATAGACGAGAAAAACAAGCAAATATCATTTATATCCCTTACTACAACTGAAAATAAAGTATATAGCTATCACGCCATTTTAAAATCGGAGATTTTGACTGATGGCATTAGTGTTACTTCAACAAATAGAGCGAGTCAGTTGGGTGGTGCATTGTTAGGTGGCTTACTTGCTGGCGGTGTTGGGGCAATAATAGGAGGACTTTCTGGCTCTACGACAAGTAAAGATAAAGTGAAAAAGATTGAGCTAAATGTAATCGTTAATGATACTGTGAACCCAGTACATAAAATTACCTTCTTAGATTCAGAGTTTTCTACATTTTCAAAGGACAGTCAAGAGTATAAAGATGGTTACAATACAGCGTATCACTGTCATCAGCTAATGGGGGTTCTTATTAAACAAGCTGATAATGAAGATAAGCGAAAAGAGCAAACTAATTTAGATAGTGTTGTTAAGCAATCACAAGATTTTTCGGTTGCTGATGAACTGAGAAAGCTACAACAACTAAAAAATGAAGGTATACTGACTGAAATTGAATTTGATATGCAAAAGAAAAAGCTAATTGGAGGTTAA